The genomic interval ctatttaatcatAGTTTCGGGTGAGTAATACGATTCATTCCGACTATTGCGTTAACGTTTTCAAGTGTTATATAACGCAACATTGTTGAATTTTATCCTGCAACTTATTCACAGAATGATCGTGTTCATCATCGTTATAACATTAATATgttgaagaaataattataggCAAAACTCGTTATTTAACCATGAGAACACTTTGCTGATAGATTATAcgttttattacgattattcgTACTATTTCAAAATTGTATTCGAAAACAAAATCTAATCTATATACGTAGACACTTAATATATTCAAGTACTGCATTAATACAATTTTGAAATAGGAGCGATAAGATAGTACAGAATATTATAACACTAAATTCACATTGTAAAAAATGAATGTTCGTAagaacttgtttttttttatttttacctaGGAGAAGACGTTCTAAGTGccaaaataaaatagaagatcCTCACTACTTCGACATTCTAATTTTCACTCAACACTGGCCGCAAACAGTGTGTTACTTATGGAAGGAAAAATCGGAGTCGCATGCCTGCGCGTTGCCCAAGGACGATGAATGGTCTATTCATGGTATATGGCCAACGAAGTATCACAGCGAAGGTCCAAATTTCTGTAACAATTCCTTGCCATTTAACGCGAGCACTCTGAAgccaataaaaaatgaattggAAACAAAATGGATCGATGtacaaaatgaaaaggatACGTATTCCCTATGGCGTCACGAATGGAACAAACATGGTACTTGTGCTGCTGTACTTCCAACTTTGAATAGTgaactaaaatattttcaaaaaggaCTTCAACTCTTGGACGTTTATGATATGAAAAATGTTCTTGGAAAAGTAAACATCGTACCTGGTCGCAGTTACTCGGTACAAGATATTTTAAacggaattaaaaaaattataggtaAAACAGCAGAAATAGTATGCGCGCATAACGAGGTAGGTATATTTAACtggatttgaaaattttaattcaattactcacgatcattaataatttaattacttattgaaggaaaaagaagaagaatatatttttgaaattaggATCTGCTTCGATAAGACTTTACAATTGATCGATTGCGATAACATTAGTGGATATCCTGCTACTACTTGTAGAGATTCTACGCAAGTTATATATCCTGGTATTGTACCGTCATTTTATAACgtgatacaaatataaaagtaatttttgcTAAATATATAGCAACTTTCAAAGACGATCTTCGAAAACTATGGATGgaactattataatataaaaatggaaattcaGCCTAGACTGCAacttagaaattattaattaaaatttcttataatgtttatatgtgtgtgtgtgtgtgccgTATATACCGTATGTACCATATATCATAAatcatgaaattattaatacgaattatacaaattattggatcattatataagaaaaggcataatatttttatgtgatttacaataaaatacgtatacattattttcaaaCGTATATTTTCTGCTTCCCAcgcatttttaattatagcattttttgaaaatcaagTTATGAAAAACTTATCTGCAATCTTAAATAACCAACGCATATTAAAGAATTTGTTTCCTGTAGCACTTAATTGCAATTAAATTGCATGTTTACAGATAATGCAACTGCTCACAGTTTGTATTCTGATCATTAAAGTAGAAATAGATAGCACTCAACACAATGCAGTCTTTTTTTGAACGATTATAACTGCAGAAGGCACCAGCCCTAAAAAATACagataacaaataaaacatttcttaatttcttcaaCTAAATTAATGTCAAACACGGCATACCTAAAACGTCTAATGGTACATCATAATCCTCCTCTGTGAATACCTTTTTAGGAAAGTTTGTCATTAAATTAAACGGTCCACAATCATCTGTCCGATTCATTTCAACGAATAATCTAACTGCAGATAATTGCTCCTTACTTCCAAAACTTTGCGTTAATGTTCTTCCATTTGTAAGTCTaatctgaaaaatattatataaaatcataaaggCTTTGCctatccttcttttatttctatctttcatatttctatttatgaaTACTTGAAGCTTAGTCTCGCTATAATCTTTCCTATGATGAGACGACGTAGACGAGGatgacgacaatgacgatAACGTTGATACAGAATTAGGAATCTGACTGTTATCGGCTGCAGCTTTTGCACGTCTTGCTGCTTTGTCGGCTTCGATTTGTGCCTTAACTCTTTGCCTtgctaatttttcttcttccttctccctttttctttgttctaaAAGCTTCTTCATTTCTAATTCTTCCAATCTGTAAttggtaaaaatataaaatcgttaaaaacaaTTCTAAATGTACTATTTATCAAAGTTTCCATTTTCTTAGCATAATGCCTTACTTCTTCCTTGCCTCTGACATTTCTTTTCCagattttattctatttctctccctttcaaaagcttctttcttactttgttcctctctctctttccttttttgtctcAATTTTTCATCCAACAATTTcaattgttcctttttctcttcctcagTAAgtggtttcttttcttctgtacTTTCTGAAAATCTATCGTGTCCTGACTTTGTAGCGTGAAACTCAACTGCAAGACTCGAGTTAAAGAGCTTTCCACatctgtaaaatatttaaaatgacaACCATgggaaatattataaatagaagttaaatgtataaattattatcataaaatagtCAAAATATAGTTATTCAATAGTTAATAAATGCACAATAAGAAAAACATGTACCTACACATCGCATTTCATTGACTTCGCAACTTCTGTTGTAGACACTTGTCCACCCGTACTAGCAACACTATCTTGTGCTGGAGTATCAGCTACAGAAGCTGGTGCACTTTCAGCAACAGGAGGTTCAGGAGAAGGTTCAGTATCATCAGAATGAGCTAAGAgccttataaaataattataatatttttattgacatgaacgaataaatcgattaatatataaaaaataataaaaaggaaacgaaatgaTCTTTTACCATTCCATTGCAGGTTCTACGCCGTTGTTTCCTGTAATTTCCAGGGCCTTTTCGCTATAACAAAACActtaatgtaaatttataaggTTAACTTTTGCGGCTTGGATGTATTATTTAGTAACTTACGCCTTGGACATGCTGAAACCCATGTCCACGAGCATGGCTATATCTGCCGATGACATTTTTCAACGTTTATTCAgacgttaaataaattttagatcAGACGAGTACCTTTTCAAATCTATTCACTTCAACGAAATCTAATTGTCACGTCGAACCGACGCGCTCTCTATACACTGTCTACTCCAGTGATCTCACGCAAAAATGTAACCGGAAGTACAGATATATATGGGTGTATGtgtctatattatatatatatatatatatatatatatatatatatataacacacacacatacacacgtattatatacaaatttgaattttctaaCTATACATGACTAAGTTGTTCGATctgatttaaaataaaaatttacttctgtaaaatcttaaaatattaaaaattttgttcataATTGCAttctacgtatatgtataccaAACAGTATATAAAGTGAAGATTCGTCCTTGTTTATTTTCGCATTAAACATCGTTTACATTCAACAAAAACAATTAACATGTAGAGATTATTGAATCTTATagtttatagaaatattcttgtttattaaaaaaaaaaaaaaaaggtgggTTCAAAATATAACATAACACAAGGTACTAaagatttctaattaaatatgGATTATATGCATGTGATACAGATTAATTCTAGGAGCATGGTCAACGCGCTATTAAATTGTTTGATTTAtcatatagtattatttaaataaaaattaagaaactgTTCGCTACATCGTCAATATTTATAACTCGAATGTATTCGATTTGCACAGTGTAATTCTTAAATACATTGTGCCTGTGAACATTTCAGGTTTCCGGAATTAGACGCATTCCTAATATACTGATAagttataaatgtttaatctAATATTCTTGGGAAGCTTTGTCTCCCTTTCCAGATCCTCCAGTACCAGTCTTTTTCGGTAAGAGAACAGCTTGGATATTGGGCAGAACACCACCTTGAGCAATGGTAACACCAGACAGAAGTTTGTTTAATTCTTCATCATTACGGATAGCTAGCTGCAGATGACGTGGAATTATCCTGAAAGTTAAGAATCAAACAGTTGAagataataagaatttttgcTCTTAATCTTGAGATATACGGAGATTGGAGATTAATATGGAGATTGATTTAATATGgagattgattaaaaatattaggaAGAGAAGATTAAGAAATTGTATTGAACACATCAATAAAAGACTTTAAACTAAAGTCCATGACCTTGCTGAGCCTACTTCTTCAAACAACACATACTATGTCAATAAGAACATTACAAAGGTACTTATAAAAGCTGTGTGTAATTCATTTGAAAACAAAACtagcatatatataacatgtttaaaaacatatttattaatttcacaGCCGAACTATTTTCCTCAGTTAATGTtcgagataaatatttttttttctttttattcaaggCAAAAGAAGACGATAAAGAAAACATGGAGTATTCTGCAAGgattggaaaagaaagaaagggggaaagagagagagagagagagagagagagagagagagagagagagagagagagagagagggagggaggaggaagggagagagagggagaaaagacaGATATAAAAACCGAAATAGAGGggcgaaggagaaaaaaaataggtatAATTTTCAGCCGACCTTGTCTTTTTGTTGTCTCTTGCGGCATTCCCGGCCAACTCAAGTACTTCAGCCGCCAAATATTCCATAACGGCGGCGAGATAAACTGGTGCACCGGCACCGACGCGTTCGGcataatttccttttctcaaaAGACGATGGATTCTTCCGACCGGGAACTGCAGCCCTGCCCTACTGCTACGAGTCTTTGCTTTTCCCTTAGTCTTGCCTAAGAAAAAAACCATATATCCGATCACGTTAATCCAATTTTCCTAATTTCTCTTCctccaagagagaaagagaaagaaagaaaagaaccaaGAGAAAGTTATACGTTCCACTTGGTCGTTTGGTTAATTAAAGGCGTATACTTACCGCCCTTTCCGCGTCCCGACATCTTTTCACTGTTTTTCGAGAGattatatctatctaaatTGGAAAAGAAGCGAACAAATATCGGCTTCACTCGAGCGGACTACGAAGATCTTTGTCCTTTAACGTCGAGTGTTACAGAGAGAATGAAGCCGTTGATTCGTTgcacgacgacgacaaaaCGGTTATGCGTTAGGACGTCAGATATTTTGGCGGCGGCGGTTGGGTAGGTGCTCGTTTGCGCGGGAAGACGCCACAGATCGGAAACAACCAATAGAAGCAGCCAATAGGATCGTGAGAAATATTCCTGTTAATTTTTACggcttcttttccctttttcttcatttagtTTCGTTATCgtcttgaaattaatttttctttattgaaattttcctttagatatttttatattttcaacatATGTCGAGTTAATcgtgattttataataataatttgtttggCGTCGAGGCTACGCTCGTTTATAAACCGATCGAGGCGACATCTTGCATGAAataacgattaaaagaaaaatgtaacaataaaagattatattgaGAATTATTAACGTTAAACTCTTAAGATTTTCCTTTGTAAACTATATTATTGTTAGAAAGattgcaaaaataaataaattcgttatCGTTGCTAAGTACTTATACGTTGCAAAAATTATGGCGGGAAAATAATTGCAAAGTACGCAAGTGAATCTTTCGAACGGACTACTTTCTACTTTCctttaatcaataaaaattattcttcgcTGGGAAGAAAGAGACCGTGTGTGATTTTGAATGGTACGATtgtaaaaagaacgagaattTCTAGCTATTGAAACCTAAGTTCCTCCATCATGTTGCCATGATGCGTCTGTGCAATTTTAAAGCTAGACAACAACtaaattaaacttttttaaataataaattttctctgcCTCGAATTCTTAACTTCGAATTTTcccgaaaataaatttgtaattatcttatatcatatatcaattgtatatgcatattatattattgatattattaacattctTCAAATACGAAAAACTTTATAatgaacaatatttatttattaataatttgttacgattaaaaacagaaatgaaattcgatatataacaaaactattttataaaattaattcatgaAGATATTTTCCTAAGATAAATGTTGATAAGGAAAATGTAAGGTGACAAGAAAGCATACACGAGATATTCATGTTTTCAACAATTTACTCCTAGGCTCGTCCTGGCCAGACTGAGACCGATAGACGCTTTTGGTCTCTTTCtgttatataatacataaaaataatgatatttacaaatgtaGGATAATGTTAGGCACTCAATGAACAaaacaatgaaattataaacgatcgtcttattatatattttgaggGTTGTTACGGTTTATGATCAATTAATGCACTCAGAGAGCAGAGCTAGATAAGTTAAGGATACCAAAGTCAATGGAGTTTAATTATGacgttgttaaataaaaatatttttttttctccgttcgCAATTTTAATCACATTCAATTGGTATTACGATCCGATTAGTGTGAACGCGGAATGTTGGATTATCGGGTAATCAAGCATTTTTCGTGGAATGTGCTCGCACAAAGTCTCacgttcttcttattttctttctttgtttaaattaaGTCACTTTACCTAAGTACCTCGTGATTGTATTACATTAACTTTCTCGTATTCGCTGGCCttcaagttatatatatatcgtaactCGTGGACATCGAAAGGAAGGAGTTCTCGTTACGCTCTCTAAATCAAGCGTATTTCCATTTTGTATTCTATGAACGTCCGCGGACTAGAGTTATCGTgaacttttattaaattaaaagtgaCCGCGTGATCCTATTTTCTGAACGTTTCATTAGAATCTAATTCATTGTGATCGCAGtctatttgatatattaactTAACTATAtggtaaaatttatatcaccTCATacgtgatattattattttaaacgtaaaaaaaaaggtcgaaGTCACGATCTACATTCGCAATGACTTTATTGACATCACCAACTAATTTGGTGAACTATGTCCTTCGATCCCATGTCCCACTTTAGCTCCATCACTGTTTTTTTCTCATCACTGCTTTCGATTAACTCGACATTAGAGTCCACATTACTCAGAATAAAATAAGTTATACGATTTGTCTATTTCTCATTAAAatagtatatgtgtgtgtgtgtgtgtatgtgtgtgcgcgcatgtgtgtatttgtatttatgtatgtgtacgtgtttggtacaaattataattatttatagtagAGTGGAATAAGAGCCGTTAGCCAAAACTAGAAAATACCTCTCATCGAAGGTTCCTGATATTCAGCTTGATTTTCCATTTGGTTTTGTAttttgtttccctttttttatatagatcatTTTACACACGCTGATATGACTCTTTGTTAGAATAAAATGGTAAGTATCTGCATcgaatataaatgtcttttgCAAATTGTTCTTCCGTCGAATGCACTGACAAACGActattatgtatgtaatttCTTCTTGAACAAGGATTCCGCAATAATTAGTCGAATTCATCATGAAATAAGACTTAAAATTCCTAAACATTTGGTCAATGTAACCCTTCTGCTTActtgtttatatttatctacataCTACATTTTGTAAGGTATGTCGAATGCCAACGGCTCTTAACCCGCCGATAATATCACAGATGAATGAGTTTCCGTGTTGTGCGTCATGCATCGCTACCTAAGAGTCCTAACAAGTGCATTAATTCTCTCGATCTTTTCACTAAGCACTCGTCTTTCAGAATCGAGTGCTGTTCTAGCTGATAAAAGTTCGTATATTCTCCGTTCGAGTTGTATTGTTTCGGATCGCAATGCATTCGATTGCGCCGCCAATCTTGATGTTTCGCCAGTTAGAATTCTTCTCTCCAATACTTTATCtaaaaaggaaacgatcgttttaggaataaattaaaattaaaaaagaaaaatctaagcCATATTACAGGTAGACGCTTGATACCTTTCGAATACTCTCTGTAGGCCAGCATGATGTCTTCGATACCGTTCCACCttggcttttcttttttctcactaTGTTCGTCGGTGTTTTCACAGATGTCTATGACTTTGCTGTATTGCTTTACGCCATTTTCGCCGGGCATAGGAAAGGTAGGGTAATACATGGAAACGATATTCGGTACTagaggtggaagaggaggtggTCGTTCCGGAACATGCTTCACTTTGACTTTATCCAAAAGTCTCATCTTCTGAGGTGGCTTCGGCAAAGGCGGAGGATCTTTCGAATAGACTTTGGCAATTCTTTCGCAGTAGACGGTCACGGAATTCgtactctttcgtttcttacgaTCTTGTAGAACGTACTGCCACGTCGCCTCGGCTTCTGAAATTGTAAGGTGATCtatgattaataaaacaaaaataaaacaatggaTTTTATGAGGAGTAATTGAATTCCTTACCGTCTCGTTTATGCGGTGGCATAACGTCGAGACCTATTGTTCTAAGGAAACCAACTTTTGGTTCGAAATCCGGCGATTGTAATAGGACATCCGGATGTTCACGTGGAATCGGTAACACGGATTCGATCATAGCCTCAGTCTCGAGGGGTGGTTCCGGTGGGTCTGGATTTAGTCTGTACCTCTTCTCAACTTTACACAATTCGA from Vespula vulgaris chromosome 11, iyVesVulg1.1, whole genome shotgun sequence carries:
- the LOC127067576 gene encoding ribonuclease Oy, whose protein sequence is MSKSHDCKQLSPPSCPKKLSAASSMLRHKIITCLLVLFLFNHSFGRRRSKCQNKIEDPHYFDILIFTQHWPQTVCYLWKEKSESHACALPKDDEWSIHGIWPTKYHSEGPNFCNNSLPFNASTLKPIKNELETKWIDVQNEKDTYSLWRHEWNKHGTCAAVLPTLNSELKYFQKGLQLLDVYDMKNVLGKVNIVPGRSYSVQDILNGIKKIIGKTAEIVCAHNEEKEEEYIFEIRICFDKTLQLIDCDNISGYPATTCRDSTQVIYPGIVPSFYNVIQI
- the LOC127067575 gene encoding UBX domain-containing protein 1 isoform X2, which encodes MEWLLAHSDDTEPSPEPPVAESAPASVADTPAQDSVASTGGQVSTTEVAKSMKCDVCGKLFNSSLAVEFHATKSGHDRFSESTEEKKPLTEEEKKEQLKLLDEKLRQKRKEREEQSKKEAFERERNRIKSGKEMSEARKKLEELEMKKLLEQRKREKEEEKLARQRVKAQIEADKAARRAKAAADNSQIPNSVSTLSSLSSSSSTSSHHRKDYSETKLQIRLTNGRTLTQSFGSKEQLSAVRLFVEMNRTDDCGPFNLMTNFPKKVFTEEDYDVPLDVLGLVPSAVIIVQKKTALC
- the LOC127067575 gene encoding UBX domain-containing protein 1 isoform X1, which gives rise to MSSADIAMLVDMGFSMSKAEKALEITGNNGVEPAMEWLLAHSDDTEPSPEPPVAESAPASVADTPAQDSVASTGGQVSTTEVAKSMKCDVCGKLFNSSLAVEFHATKSGHDRFSESTEEKKPLTEEEKKEQLKLLDEKLRQKRKEREEQSKKEAFERERNRIKSGKEMSEARKKLEELEMKKLLEQRKREKEEEKLARQRVKAQIEADKAARRAKAAADNSQIPNSVSTLSSLSSSSSTSSHHRKDYSETKLQIRLTNGRTLTQSFGSKEQLSAVRLFVEMNRTDDCGPFNLMTNFPKKVFTEEDYDVPLDVLGLVPSAVIIVQKKTALC
- the LOC127067578 gene encoding histone H2A translates to MSGRGKGGKTKGKAKTRSSRAGLQFPVGRIHRLLRKGNYAERVGAGAPVYLAAVMEYLAAEVLELAGNAARDNKKTRIIPRHLQLAIRNDEELNKLLSGVTIAQGGVLPNIQAVLLPKKTGTGGSGKGDKASQEY